A genomic stretch from Thunnus maccoyii chromosome 19, fThuMac1.1, whole genome shotgun sequence includes:
- the nkx6.1 gene encoding homeobox protein Nkx-6.1, translated as MLAVGPMDGSRQSAFLLSTPPLAALHSMTEMKTPLYPAYPLSSTGPNSSTSPATTSPNPGGMAVSSPGIKSSAGLSSGLGSPQLCSSATPHGINDILNRPIATCAGATAVAAAAAASSSAGLLSGLPRFSSLSPPPPPGLYFSPGAAAVAVARYPKPLADLPGRTPIFWPGVMQSPHWRDARFACSAHQNSVLLDKDGKRKHTRPTFSGQQIFALEKTFEQTKYLAGPERARLAYSLGMTESQVKVWFQNRRTKWRKKHAAEMATAKKKQDSETERLKGTSENEDEDDDYNKPLDPNSDDEKITQLLKKHKPLLHTSENDSS; from the exons ATGTTAGCCGTGGGTCCGATGGACGGGTCCCGACAGAGCGCCTTCCTCCTCAGCACCCCTCCTCTAGCAGCTCTGCACAGCATGACCGAGATGAAGACCCCGCTGTACCCGGCGTACCCGCTGTCCTCCACCGGCCCCAACTCCTCCACCTCCCCGGCCACCACCTCTCCCAACCCGGGCGGCATGGCCGTGTCCTCCCCGGGGATCAAGTCCTCCGCGGGGCTGTCCTCGGGGCTCGGCTCCCCGCAGCTCTGCTCCTCCGCCACCCCGCACGGAATAAACGACATCCTGAACCGGCCCATCGCGACCTGCGCCGGAGCCACGGCCGTGGcggccgccgccgccgcctcctCCTCGGCGGGGCTCCTGTCAGGGCTGCCCCGGTTCAGCAGCCTCAGCCCGCCGCCGCCGCCCGGACTTTACTTCAGCCCCGGCGCCGCGGCGGTGGCGGTGGCCCGGTACCCGAAGCCCCTGGCGGACCTCCCGGGCAGGACGCCGATCTTCTGGCCGGGAGTCATGCAGAGCCCGCACTGGAGGGACGCCAGATTTGCGTGTTCAGCCC ATCAGAACTCCGTCTTACTGGACAAAGAcgggaaaagaaaacacacgAGACCAACGTTCTCCGGACAGCAGATCTTTGCGCTGGAAAAGACTTTTGAACAAACTAAATATCTGGCGGGACCCGAGAGAGCGCGGCTGGCTTATTCTCTGGGCATGACGGAGAGCCAGGTCAAG gtgtgGTTCCAGAACAGGAGGACTAAATGGAGGAAAAAGCACGCGGCGGAGATGGCCACCGCCAAGAAGAAGCAGGACTCGGAGACGGAGCGTCTGAAGGGGACGTCAGAGAACGAGGACGAGGACGACGACTACAACAAACCTCTGGACCCGAACTCAGACGACGAGAAGATCACACAGCTGCTGAAGAAGCACAAACCGCTGCTGCACACGTCGGAGAACGACAGCTCCTAA